A single genomic interval of Pyrus communis chromosome 7, drPyrComm1.1, whole genome shotgun sequence harbors:
- the LOC137740682 gene encoding fasciclin-like arabinogalactan protein 10: MISIVSVVGSDQAAIVQDIVSDENYYISVVQISKVIMPSGLNSPISSPSLSIRSPSLSTPSPSLLVSLPSTSLPPSSPTSSTLNIIKILNDYLDFGQFNSYLIDTQVCDQINVRTTITVFMVNNAAMSYLVGKSNEVKKKVLSLHVVMDYYTLDKFKSFPNSQTTQLTTPLQDTFQSIGFQGFLNATNGDMISIIFAAGSEKVQVVKDIFMENLKLSVVQISNLIVHSDLNDSPSSSVPSSSPSSPPPSTSTPSLSPSSFPSPPLGHFDITKILSDNPNFNLFSTYLTQTQDANQINERKTMTVFVVNNGAMTSIVDKPMEIKRKVLSLHVIMDYYTIQSFHNLLAAQTTRVNSRLQVTDQPSGLQGLVNITNGEKITIVSTAGFDKAVVVRDVANNEPSYISVVQISNIILPSSFIAPTPSHSSAPGKAQSAVPVQAPSNSPTPEIPKKGKASTSSNAIVPKAPKQGEAPPSNGTAPEAPKQGEVSPSNSSAPEAPKQGNVSSSNGTKLEEPRQGRAPLANGIVHEAPPSSNGTLSEAPQQGEASTSPNAQTYDAPTSSNAAPSSGGTAHGATTKAPAPNSSRRYSVNCASFITTILVAVYSLTCNTLT, translated from the coding sequence ATGATCTCGATTGTTTCAGTTGTTGGTTCTGACCAAGCAGCAATAGTTCAAGATATTGTTTCTGatgaaaattattatatatCAGTGGTACAAATTAGCAAGGTAATAATGCCTTCAGGCTTAAATTCACCAATTTCATCACCTTCTCTATCAATACGATCACCTTCTCTGTCAACACCTTCACCTTCTTTGTTAGTATCTTTACCTTCTACATCTCTTCCTCCTTCATCACCTACTTCATCAACTCTCAATatcatcaaaattttaaatgacTATCTAGATTTTGGCCAATTCAATAGCTACCTAATCGACACCCAAGTTTGTGACCAGATCAATGTACGCACAACCATCACAGTCTTTATGGTCAACAATGCCGCCATGTCCTATTTAGTCGGAAAATCAAACGAGGTTAAGAAAAAGGTACTAAGCCTCCACGTTGTTATGGACTACTATACCCTTGATAAGTTTAAGAGCTTCCCTAACTCCCAAACCACCCAGCTGACGACACCGCTCCAAGATACTTTCCAATCGATTGGCTTTCAAGGTTTCTTGAATGCCACAAATGGGGACATGATCTCAATTATTTTCGCTGCTGGTTCTGAGAAAGTACAGGTTGTTAAAGATATATTTATGGAGAACTTGAAACTATCAGTGGTGCAAATAAGCAATCTTATTGTTCATTCAGACTTAAATGATTCACCTTCTTCATCAGTACCATCTTCATCTCCTTCCTCTCCTCCTCCATCAACCTCAACACCATCTTTATCTCCTTCATCTTTTCCTTCACCACCATTAGGTcattttgatatcaccaaaatTCTAAGCGATAACCCAAATTTTAATCTCTTTAGCACTTACTTGACTCAAACCCAAGATGCTAACCAGATTAATGAACGTAAAACCATGACAGTCTTCGTGGTCAACAATGGTGCCATGACCTCTATAGTCGACAAACCCATGGAGATCAAGAGAAAGGTATTGAGCCTCCATGTTATCATGGACTACTACACAATCCAAAGTTTCCATAACTTGCTTGCTGCTCAGACAACTCGAGTAAACTCACGGCTCCAAGTTACTGACCAACCAAGTGGCCTACAAGGCTTGGTGAACATTACAAATGGTGAAAAAATCACCATTGTTTCAACTGCTGGTTTTGACAAAGCAGTGGTAGTTCGAGATGTTGCCAATAATGAACCCTCCTACATATCAGTGGTGCAAATTAGCAATATAATACTCCCCTCAAGCTTTATAGCACCAACCCCCTCTCATTCTTCAGCCCCAGGTAAGGCACAATCTGCTGTACCAGTCCAGGCTCCATCAAACAGCCCTACACCTGAGATACCAAAGAAAGGTAAAGCTTCAACATCATCAAATGCAATAGTTCCCAAGGCACCAAAACAAGGTGAAGCACCACCATCAAATGGAACAGCCCCCGAAGCACCAAAACAAGGTGAAGTGTCGCCATCAAATTCATCAGCACCCGAAGCACCAAAGCAAGGCAATGTGTCATCATCAAATGGAACAAAACTCGAAGAACCAAGGCAAGGCAGAGCGCCACTAGCAAATGGAATAGTACACGAAGCACCACCATCATCAAACGGAACATTATCTGAGGCACCACAGCAAGGTGAAGCTTCAACATCACCAAATGCACAAACATATGATGCACCAACAAGTTCAAATGCTGCACCTAGCTCAGGTGGTACTGCACATGGTGCAACTACAAAAGCTCCTGCACCAAATTCATCGAGAAGGTACTCTGTTAATTGTGCTTCCTTTATAACTACAATCTTGGTGGCCGTTTATTCTCTTACTTGCAACACACTGACTTAA
- the LOC137740681 gene encoding fasciclin-like arabinogalactan protein 14, which translates to MTILTVNNVAMSSLAGESMDVINKVMRIHVFLEFYTLNKFKSLPTLQTTQVTTLFESPDEQRYLNITNRGTVSIVSAAGSEKVEVVRDISLDDIYKASVRQVSNLILPFSLSSSLSPLAPSPTPTPSSSPSSSSPSPLTPSPSAPSPTPTFSITLFFITLSINSVFIPSFIIQVQHRPNSKQVPKI; encoded by the coding sequence ATGACCATCCTCACTGTCAACAATGTTGCCATGTCCTCTTTAGCCGGAGAATCAATGGATGTCATCAACAAGGTGATGCGTATCCACGtgtttttggaattctataCCCTCAACAAGTTCAAGAGCTTGCCTACATTGCAGACCACCCAAGTGACCACACTGTTTGAATCTCCTGATGAACAACGGTACTTGAACATCACAAATAGGGGCACCGTCTCAATTGTTTCTGCTGCTGGTTCTGAAAAGGTAGAGGTAGTTCGAGATATTTCTCTTGATGACATTTATAAGGCATCAGTGAGGCAAGTTAGCAATCTAATTCTGCCTTTCAGCTTAAGTAGTTCACTGTCTCCATTAGCACCTTCACCAACTCCAACACCTTCTTCATCACCCTCTTCTTCATCACCTTCTCCATTAACTCCGTCTCCATCAGCACCTTCACCAACTCCAACCTTTTCCATCACCCTCTTCTTTATCACCCTCTCCATCAACTCCGTCTTCATCCCCTCCTTCATCATCCAAGTTCAACATCGCCCAAATTCTAAACAAGTACCCAAAATTTAG